From a region of the Impatiens glandulifera chromosome 4, dImpGla2.1, whole genome shotgun sequence genome:
- the LOC124935827 gene encoding 18.1 kDa class I heat shock protein-like — MALIPSIFSGPRSNIFDPFSSLDIFEGFPFSSSVLDNVPSSARETSAFANARIDWKETGEAHVFKADLPGLKKEEVKVELEDGKVLRISGERSREQEEKNEKWHRVERSSGKFLRRFRLPENAKVEQINATMDNGVLTVTVPKELEKKQEIKTIDISG, encoded by the coding sequence atggcgCTAATTCCAAGCATTTTCAGCGGTCCTAGGAGCAACATCTTCGACCCCTTTTCAAGTCTCGACATCTTTGAGGGTTTCCCTTTCTCGAGTTCAGTACTGGATAATGTTCCGTCCTCCGCCCGCGAGACCTCAGCCTTCGCCAACGCAAGGATCGACTGGAAGGAGACGGGGGAGGCGCACGTGTTCAAGGCGGATCTGCCCGGGCTGAAGAAGGAGGAGGTGAAAGTGGAGTTGGAAGATGGAAAGGTTCTCCGGATCAGCGGCGAGAGAAGCAGAGAGCAGGAGGAGAAGAACGAGAAGTGGCACCGAGTTGAGAGGAGCAGCGGCAAGTTCCTCCGCCGCTTCAGGCTGCCGGAGAACGCCAAGGTGGAACAGATCAATGCTACTATGGACAACGGCGTCCTCACGGTCACTGTACCCAAGGAGCTGGAGAAGAAGCAGGAGATCAAGACCATCGACATCTCCGGCTGA